A genome region from Balneolaceae bacterium includes the following:
- a CDS encoding thiamine diphosphokinase, whose product MHALVLCHGTPPSQQLLDSCLQEADYFVAADGGALTARTYDRQPDVVIGDLDSFGPGDDEPFPVIFDGDQETNDLQKALAHALGEGARQGTVLGATGRRLDQTLKNLSVLKRFDGRFERLRLRDNHGDTFLLARHATLRVPEETLISLFPLSGRVTGVTTEGLAWSLDDETLENGVRDGSSNRAVAEKVVIRHESGDLLAFVAGDYLYQPAS is encoded by the coding sequence ATGCACGCACTGGTTCTCTGCCATGGCACCCCACCCTCGCAACAGCTGCTGGACAGCTGTCTGCAGGAGGCCGACTACTTCGTTGCCGCCGACGGCGGCGCGCTGACAGCCCGCACGTACGACCGGCAGCCCGACGTGGTCATCGGCGACCTCGACAGTTTCGGGCCGGGCGACGACGAGCCCTTCCCCGTGATCTTTGACGGCGACCAGGAGACCAACGACCTGCAGAAGGCCCTGGCCCACGCCCTCGGGGAGGGGGCACGGCAGGGCACCGTCCTGGGCGCCACCGGCCGGCGGCTCGACCAGACCCTGAAAAACCTCTCCGTACTGAAACGGTTCGACGGGCGGTTTGAACGTCTGCGGCTGCGAGACAATCACGGCGACACCTTCCTGCTGGCGCGCCACGCCACCCTGCGGGTGCCCGAGGAGACCCTCATCTCCCTTTTTCCCCTCTCCGGCCGGGTGACCGGCGTCACCACCGAGGGACTGGCATGGTCCCTGGACGACGAAACCCTTGAGAACGGCGTGCGCGACGGCTCCTCCAACCGGGCCGTCGCTGAGAAGGTGGTCATCCGCCACGAGAGCGGCGACCTGCTCGCCTTCGTCGCCGGCGACTACCTTTACCAGCCCGCATCGTGA
- a CDS encoding bifunctional oligoribonuclease/PAP phosphatase NrnA — protein MFEELISELKQYRTVGVYSHIRPDGDCIGAQVAVCLWLERNGITAYAFNDDSVPLNLQWLTDYHEIRRPEESRLEKCEAFVLVDGNSPARFGSYSEYMQDDPKPTYMIDHHPDPQDGFKLSISVEEASSTCELVFHLFLQNDVGQLDEDAAKALYTGILTDTGSLQYDSVTPETMSIVSELLRLGDFRPNEVAERVFSNKSLNQLHLLSRAMSTIELYEDNQIAIMYVTSGMLEETGTTNDDCEGFVAYPLSVTGIKAAILFKDLGEGIKMSLRSKSNDVDVNIWAREIGGGGHKKASGAWHPGPLDEAIEEVVDIGARQLSGIDKH, from the coding sequence ATGTTTGAAGAACTCATATCAGAACTTAAGCAGTACCGCACCGTCGGGGTCTATTCTCACATCCGTCCCGACGGTGACTGCATAGGGGCTCAGGTCGCCGTATGCCTGTGGCTGGAGCGCAACGGCATTACCGCCTACGCCTTCAACGACGACTCGGTGCCCCTCAACCTGCAGTGGCTGACCGATTACCACGAGATCCGCCGGCCCGAGGAGTCCAGGCTGGAAAAATGCGAGGCCTTCGTCCTGGTGGACGGGAATTCTCCGGCGCGGTTCGGAAGCTATTCCGAATACATGCAGGACGATCCCAAGCCCACCTACATGATCGATCACCATCCCGATCCGCAGGACGGCTTCAAGCTGAGTATTTCCGTGGAGGAGGCCTCCTCCACCTGCGAACTGGTCTTCCATCTTTTCCTGCAAAACGACGTGGGGCAGCTGGACGAAGATGCGGCCAAGGCCCTCTACACGGGCATCCTCACCGATACCGGGTCCCTGCAGTACGACAGCGTGACGCCCGAGACCATGAGCATCGTCTCCGAGCTGCTCCGGCTGGGAGACTTCCGTCCCAACGAGGTGGCTGAAAGGGTCTTCTCCAACAAGTCCCTCAACCAGCTTCACCTGCTCAGCAGGGCCATGAGCACCATCGAGCTGTATGAGGACAATCAGATCGCCATCATGTACGTTACCAGCGGGATGCTGGAAGAAACCGGCACCACCAACGACGACTGCGAAGGCTTCGTAGCCTACCCCCTGAGCGTGACCGGTATCAAGGCCGCCATCCTGTTCAAGGACCTGGGGGAGGGCATCAAGATGAGCCTGCGTTCCAAGAGCAACGACGTAGACGTCAACATCTGGGCCCGTGAAATCGGCGGTGGAGGACACAAGAAGGCCTCCGGCGCCTGGCACCCGGGTCCGCTCGACGAAGCCATCGAGGAGGTGGTCGACATCGGCGCCAGGCAGCTTTCCGGCATCGACAAGCACTGA
- a CDS encoding helix-hairpin-helix domain-containing protein — MLRRRLFFLFEKLKITPAERRTMAVLLAALLLLSAARLMVNPASPYDEDFYRETDARFDSLSRAFSPASPLPGTEPAAFPSADTVEGDTLRHPADSTSLLTSPEVPRININSADALALQALPGIGPVYAARIVAWREQFGLFQDVDELLHIRGIGEIRLEKIKPFIKLTVDSTQQAH; from the coding sequence ATGCTGCGAAGACGTCTCTTTTTCCTGTTCGAGAAACTCAAGATCACCCCCGCCGAGCGGCGTACCATGGCCGTGCTGCTGGCGGCGCTTCTTTTGCTGTCGGCCGCGCGCCTGATGGTGAACCCGGCCTCCCCCTACGATGAGGACTTCTACCGTGAAACCGATGCGCGTTTCGACTCGCTGTCCAGGGCCTTCTCCCCCGCCTCTCCGCTGCCCGGGACGGAACCCGCCGCTTTTCCGTCCGCCGATACGGTGGAAGGCGACACCCTCCGGCATCCCGCCGACAGCACCTCCCTGCTCACCTCGCCTGAAGTCCCGCGCATCAACATCAACTCGGCCGACGCGCTTGCCCTGCAGGCCCTTCCCGGTATTGGACCCGTCTACGCAGCCCGCATCGTCGCCTGGCGGGAGCAATTCGGGCTCTTCCAGGACGTTGACGAGCTGCTGCATATCCGAGGCATCGGGGAAATACGACTGGAAAAGATCAAACCATTTATCAAACTTACGGTGGACAGCACCCAACAGGCGCACTGA
- a CDS encoding alpha/beta hydrolase: MFEVCRQTMEERHAYTYRDREVAWYRTGEGKPLVVLHGWGSSSEVMMPLARSLDGLRSCWLLDFPGFGNSPEPAEAWSLDDYAALVRRFMEDQDLQPADLLVHSFGGRIALKLMASDFGRRHIDKVLITGGAGMKPRRSLDWYLKTIAAKALKAPFQLLPAGPRSTALERLRGTRVWKALGSGDYRKTSGVMRETFVRTVTEYQDGLLAEIPHEVLLLWGTEDGMTPLYQAERMEQGLEGAALVTLEGAGHYAFLDRPDRFARIARAFFEG; this comes from the coding sequence ATGTTCGAAGTTTGCCGGCAGACCATGGAAGAGCGGCACGCATATACCTACCGGGACCGCGAGGTGGCCTGGTACCGCACCGGCGAGGGGAAGCCCCTGGTGGTGCTCCACGGCTGGGGCAGCTCCAGCGAGGTGATGATGCCCCTGGCGCGCAGCCTGGACGGGCTGCGCTCCTGCTGGCTGCTGGATTTTCCGGGTTTCGGGAACTCCCCCGAACCTGCAGAGGCCTGGTCGCTGGACGACTACGCCGCGCTGGTTCGGCGCTTCATGGAGGACCAGGACCTGCAGCCGGCCGACCTGCTGGTGCACTCCTTCGGGGGACGCATTGCCCTCAAGCTCATGGCCTCCGACTTCGGCCGCCGCCACATCGACAAGGTGCTCATCACCGGCGGGGCGGGCATGAAGCCCCGCCGCAGTCTCGACTGGTACCTGAAGACCATCGCAGCCAAGGCCCTTAAAGCCCCTTTCCAACTGCTGCCCGCGGGGCCGCGTTCAACAGCCCTGGAACGGCTGCGCGGGACGCGCGTCTGGAAGGCGCTGGGCTCGGGCGACTACCGGAAGACAAGCGGGGTGATGCGGGAGACCTTCGTGCGGACCGTGACCGAATACCAGGACGGACTGCTGGCGGAAATTCCCCACGAGGTGCTGCTGCTCTGGGGCACCGAAGACGGGATGACCCCCCTCTACCAGGCCGAACGGATGGAGCAGGGACTGGAGGGCGCCGCGCTGGTCACCCTCGAGGGGGCTGGACACTACGCCTTCCTGGACCGCCCCGATCGTTTTGCACGTATCGCCCGGGCTTTTTTCGAAGGGTAG
- a CDS encoding VCBS repeat-containing protein, with protein MQHRILLVSLLLAALLAAGCSGSRTMTGEGDPASPQVAQEGSSAGESDWERAINPFPVYGEGGKRVDHPFLGGYNVPRPQFVDIDGDGDPDLFVQERSDQLIHFENTDPGSDSPLTWQSDNWRDLSIGEWYRFADMDQDGDYDLLAEQPYSYIRYYRNDGTSQQPDFTLVTDSLKDVDGTPIFSDRQNIPNVVDIDCDGRLDLFIGRLDGTVRRYESTGRDDRGVPQFELVSERFEGIEIVNQLMGTLHGANTLAFHDIDGDGDQDLFWGDFFEPGLLLIENRGSCGNPDLRTEPQPFPLSNPLETSGYNAPAFADWGGDGDVDLFVGVLGGAYNANTTLANNFHFYEQGDDGSFSLRSRRFLDMIDAGSESMAATGDLDGDGDGDLLMANRIDPGNRNSSIVVRYENRSGDGGPALHRADTLQLPEAYHYAPALGDLDGDGLDDLLLGTWRGRIAYYRNTGDGFEAVNESFVELRRGSNAAPVLGDLDGDGDLDLLVGESGGGVRYFRNEGSAGEPEFVLQPDAFPDVKADRRSAPELLDVDGDGDLDLIMGTESQGLLFYRNTGSAGSPAFSPEAMPFDVEAPALATPRFGDLDGDGRAEFLSGGAGGGLLYYRPSQ; from the coding sequence ATGCAGCATCGCATTCTCCTTGTTTCCCTGCTCCTTGCCGCTTTGCTGGCTGCCGGCTGCAGCGGCAGCCGCACCATGACCGGAGAGGGAGACCCGGCTTCACCGCAGGTTGCGCAGGAGGGCAGCTCAGCAGGGGAATCCGACTGGGAGCGCGCCATCAATCCCTTTCCCGTTTACGGGGAGGGCGGCAAGCGGGTAGATCATCCCTTCCTGGGCGGCTACAACGTCCCCCGCCCCCAATTCGTGGACATCGACGGGGACGGCGATCCGGACCTCTTTGTCCAGGAGCGTTCCGACCAGCTGATCCATTTCGAAAACACCGATCCGGGCTCCGACAGCCCGCTGACCTGGCAAAGCGACAACTGGCGCGACCTCTCCATCGGCGAGTGGTACCGTTTTGCGGACATGGACCAGGACGGCGACTACGATCTGCTGGCCGAGCAGCCCTACAGCTACATCCGCTACTACCGCAACGACGGCACCTCCCAACAGCCCGACTTTACGCTGGTGACCGACTCGCTGAAGGACGTGGACGGCACGCCCATCTTTTCCGACCGCCAGAACATCCCCAACGTGGTCGACATCGACTGCGACGGGCGGCTGGACCTCTTTATCGGGCGCCTTGACGGTACCGTACGCCGCTACGAGTCCACCGGCCGCGACGATCGCGGCGTGCCGCAGTTCGAGCTGGTAAGCGAGCGTTTCGAGGGCATCGAGATCGTCAACCAGCTGATGGGCACCCTGCACGGCGCCAACACCCTCGCCTTTCACGACATCGACGGGGACGGGGACCAGGATCTCTTCTGGGGCGACTTCTTCGAACCGGGTCTTCTGCTTATTGAAAACCGCGGCTCCTGCGGCAATCCCGACCTTCGGACCGAACCGCAGCCGTTCCCTCTCTCCAACCCCCTGGAGACAAGCGGCTACAACGCCCCCGCCTTCGCCGACTGGGGAGGAGACGGCGACGTGGACCTCTTTGTGGGCGTGCTGGGCGGGGCCTACAACGCCAATACCACGCTGGCGAATAACTTCCATTTTTACGAGCAGGGAGACGATGGTTCCTTCAGCCTGCGCAGCCGCCGCTTCCTGGATATGATCGACGCCGGAAGCGAGAGCATGGCCGCCACGGGCGACCTTGACGGCGACGGCGACGGCGATCTTCTCATGGCCAACCGTATCGATCCAGGCAATCGCAACTCCTCCATCGTCGTACGCTATGAGAACCGGAGCGGGGACGGGGGACCCGCCCTACACCGCGCCGACACCCTGCAGCTTCCCGAAGCCTACCACTATGCGCCGGCCCTGGGCGACCTGGACGGCGACGGGCTGGACGACCTGCTGCTGGGCACCTGGCGGGGACGCATCGCCTACTATCGCAACACCGGCGACGGATTTGAAGCGGTAAATGAGTCCTTCGTGGAGCTGCGGCGAGGCAGCAACGCCGCGCCCGTGCTGGGCGACCTGGACGGCGACGGCGACCTGGACCTGCTGGTGGGCGAATCGGGCGGCGGCGTGCGCTACTTCCGCAACGAGGGAAGTGCAGGTGAGCCGGAGTTTGTACTTCAACCCGACGCCTTTCCCGACGTGAAAGCCGACCGCCGCAGCGCGCCGGAGCTATTGGATGTGGACGGCGACGGAGACCTCGATCTGATCATGGGCACCGAGTCCCAGGGACTTCTCTTCTACCGCAACACCGGTTCGGCCGGAAGCCCGGCCTTCAGTCCCGAAGCCATGCCTTTCGACGTTGAAGCGCCTGCCCTCGCCACGCCAAGATTCGGTGACCTGGACGGCGACGGCAGGGCCGAATTCCTTTCGGGTGGCGCGGGAGGAGGACTCCTCTACTACCGCCCCTCGCAGTAG
- a CDS encoding YncE family protein, whose product MKRTIARTLSLAIALLLIAAIPRAVQAQTEGGAETAGQGQMIYVCNQGAATLSVVDAGTNEVVDRIDLQELGFSANAKPHHTVAEPDGSHWYVTLIGENRVLKFNRQNELVGQAEMEVPGLLSLHPTRDLLIVGRSMSAVNPPQSIVLVRRSDMTVEGDIPTFFRRPHALDTSPDGQWTYIASLAENQILAYNHETEESELVTLPGDTHVFVDFAISPDGSTMVVTGQVSGKVLVLDLSDPAGPRVTDSIDVNAQPWHPVFSPDGRYVYFGNKGAHTVTVLDMQSRSVSAVIEGEGLAQPHGSAMSADGRWLYISNNNRQGTYQASGADGEGDPPGTVTVIDTQTNTIAKIIEVEAYTTGIGTRARR is encoded by the coding sequence ATGAAACGTACCATCGCGCGCACACTGTCACTGGCAATTGCACTGCTCCTCATCGCCGCCATTCCGCGGGCCGTGCAGGCCCAGACGGAAGGCGGGGCGGAGACCGCCGGCCAGGGACAGATGATCTACGTCTGCAACCAGGGGGCGGCCACCCTTTCGGTGGTTGACGCCGGCACCAACGAGGTCGTCGACCGCATCGACCTGCAGGAGCTCGGCTTCTCAGCCAATGCCAAGCCGCACCACACCGTGGCCGAGCCCGACGGCTCCCACTGGTATGTGACGCTTATCGGCGAGAACCGGGTGCTCAAGTTCAACCGCCAGAACGAGCTGGTGGGCCAGGCCGAAATGGAGGTGCCGGGTCTGCTGTCGCTGCATCCCACGCGCGACCTGCTGATCGTGGGACGCTCCATGAGCGCGGTCAACCCGCCCCAGAGCATCGTGCTTGTCCGGCGTTCCGACATGACGGTGGAGGGCGACATCCCCACTTTCTTCCGCCGCCCCCACGCCTTGGACACCTCGCCCGACGGGCAGTGGACCTACATCGCCAGCCTGGCGGAGAACCAGATTCTGGCCTATAATCATGAGACCGAGGAGTCCGAGCTGGTCACCCTGCCCGGCGACACCCACGTGTTCGTGGATTTCGCCATCTCTCCCGACGGGAGCACCATGGTGGTCACCGGACAGGTATCCGGGAAGGTGCTGGTCCTGGACCTCAGCGATCCCGCCGGTCCCAGGGTCACGGACTCCATCGACGTCAACGCCCAGCCCTGGCATCCTGTGTTTTCCCCGGATGGCCGCTACGTCTACTTCGGCAACAAGGGGGCCCATACGGTCACCGTACTCGACATGCAGTCGCGCAGCGTGTCCGCCGTGATTGAGGGAGAGGGACTGGCCCAGCCCCACGGCAGCGCCATGTCGGCCGACGGACGCTGGCTATACATTTCCAACAACAACCGCCAGGGCACCTACCAGGCCTCCGGTGCGGACGGAGAGGGCGATCCTCCCGGCACCGTTACGGTTATAGACACGCAGACCAACACCATCGCCAAAATTATCGAGGTCGAGGCCTACACCACCGGCATAGGCACGCGCGCCCGCCGTTAA
- the tsaE gene encoding tRNA (adenosine(37)-N6)-threonylcarbamoyltransferase complex ATPase subunit type 1 TsaE: protein MEDEVMTASEQETIELGRRFAARLEPGDVVCLKGELGSGKTHFAKGVGSALGVSEEEVHSPTFTLIREHRGGETDFFHFDCYRLERIEEALEIGAEEYFYGSGVCVIEWPEKIRGIIPEDAIWIEIVKESPSLRSFRIGTKPV, encoded by the coding sequence ATGGAAGATGAGGTAATGACCGCCTCCGAGCAGGAGACCATCGAACTGGGACGGCGCTTTGCGGCCAGGCTGGAGCCGGGCGACGTGGTCTGCCTGAAGGGGGAGCTGGGCTCCGGCAAGACCCATTTTGCCAAAGGCGTCGGATCGGCCCTGGGCGTGTCCGAGGAGGAGGTGCACTCGCCCACCTTTACACTGATCCGCGAGCACCGGGGAGGGGAGACCGACTTCTTTCATTTCGACTGCTACCGCCTGGAGCGCATCGAGGAGGCCCTGGAGATCGGCGCGGAAGAATATTTCTACGGGTCCGGCGTTTGCGTAATCGAGTGGCCTGAGAAGATCCGCGGGATCATTCCGGAGGATGCGATCTGGATCGAAATCGTGAAGGAGAGTCCCTCGCTGCGTTCGTTTCGCATTGGAACCAAACCCGTATAA
- a CDS encoding PglZ domain-containing protein, with protein MANRILWADDEIDQLKPHILFLENKGFEITPVTNGGDAVSLIKEQVFDIVFLDEQMPGMDGLTTLGEIKSAQPSLPVVMITKSEEESIMEDAIGAKISDYLIKPVNPNQILLTVKRILERRRIRSEKFAQSYLKSFNELSRDIREDTGWDEWIDIYQQLTRWDIDLEGGEESLRQVLADQYAEANKMFGRFVMDHYEDWVEAERSARPPLSPDIFREYVKPQLDPDRPTLFIVIDCLRYDQWMVFEQLLNDFYVIETDFYYSILPTATPYSRNAIFAGLFPLEIRQTYPKLWHQGEDEHSLNQFEPELLDRQLRRLDLDYAFQYEKILNAEEGRKAADRILNYLQSPLSTFVYNFVDTLVHSRSDSEVLREIAPDVPAFRSLTRTWFQHSSLLEIFKTLAEENVRIVVTSDHGAVRALRDTKVYGDRDTSTSLRYKYGRNLSVESEDATKVVDDPAAWKLPTPGKANSYLVAREDYYFVYPTNYHRYQNRYRDTFLHGGASMEEMILPVATLRPRGYGR; from the coding sequence ATGGCCAACCGCATACTCTGGGCTGACGACGAGATCGATCAGCTCAAGCCTCACATACTTTTCCTGGAAAACAAGGGCTTCGAGATAACCCCCGTCACCAACGGCGGGGACGCGGTGAGCCTTATAAAGGAGCAGGTCTTCGACATCGTCTTCCTGGACGAACAGATGCCCGGCATGGACGGACTGACCACCCTAGGCGAAATCAAGTCGGCGCAGCCCTCCCTCCCCGTGGTGATGATCACCAAGAGCGAGGAGGAGTCGATCATGGAAGACGCCATCGGGGCCAAGATCTCCGACTACCTCATCAAGCCGGTGAACCCGAACCAGATCCTGCTGACGGTCAAGCGCATTCTGGAGCGCCGCCGCATCCGCAGCGAGAAGTTCGCGCAGTCCTACCTGAAAAGCTTCAATGAACTCTCCCGTGACATTCGCGAGGACACCGGATGGGATGAGTGGATCGACATCTACCAGCAGCTCACACGCTGGGACATTGACCTGGAGGGGGGCGAGGAGTCCCTCAGGCAGGTGCTGGCCGACCAGTACGCCGAGGCCAACAAGATGTTCGGGCGATTCGTGATGGACCACTACGAAGATTGGGTGGAGGCTGAACGTTCCGCCCGCCCGCCGCTCTCTCCAGACATTTTCCGGGAATACGTCAAGCCGCAGCTGGACCCGGATCGCCCGACCCTCTTTATCGTCATCGACTGCCTGCGCTACGACCAGTGGATGGTTTTTGAACAGCTGCTCAATGACTTCTACGTCATCGAGACCGATTTCTATTACTCCATCCTGCCTACGGCCACGCCCTACTCGCGCAATGCCATCTTTGCCGGGCTCTTTCCGCTGGAAATCCGTCAGACCTACCCGAAGTTGTGGCACCAGGGGGAGGACGAGCACTCCCTGAACCAGTTTGAGCCGGAGCTGTTGGACCGGCAGCTCAGGCGCCTGGACCTGGACTACGCCTTCCAGTACGAAAAGATTCTGAACGCCGAGGAGGGACGGAAGGCGGCCGACCGAATTCTCAACTACCTGCAGTCTCCGCTCAGTACCTTTGTGTACAACTTTGTGGACACCCTGGTGCACTCCCGTTCCGACTCGGAGGTGCTCAGGGAGATTGCCCCCGACGTGCCCGCTTTCCGCTCGCTCACACGTACCTGGTTCCAGCATTCGTCGCTGCTGGAAATCTTCAAGACTCTGGCCGAAGAGAATGTGCGCATCGTTGTGACCAGCGACCACGGGGCGGTGCGTGCCCTGCGCGACACCAAGGTCTACGGCGACCGCGACACCTCCACCAGCCTGCGCTACAAGTACGGGCGCAACCTGTCGGTGGAGTCTGAAGACGCCACCAAGGTCGTGGATGATCCCGCTGCGTGGAAACTTCCGACTCCGGGCAAGGCCAACAGCTACCTGGTTGCCCGCGAGGACTACTACTTTGTCTACCCCACCAACTACCACCGCTACCAGAACCGCTACCGCGACACCTTCCTGCACGGGGGGGCGAGCATGGAGGAGATGATCTTGCCGGTGGCCACCCTGCGACCCCGCGGCTATGGAAGATGA
- a CDS encoding sodium:solute symporter family protein, whose protein sequence is MSSLQFGIFDWVLVALYFALLVGLTWRREWGEEDEETFLLSGRKMSLAAFVATLVSTWYGGILGVGEYSYQFGISQWLLFGLPFYIFSALFAWLLAGRIRMNKALSLPEAVGNFYGERAGRVSAVPIFVLVSPAPYILMLGLIFQYLTGGAGHFLWYASAVALFSVAYVTFGGFNAVVRTDALQIALMFGGFVMVIAYAWGDFGSPLRLWEAVPDTYRDLTGGQDLQYILVWFFIALWTFVDPSFHQRAAAAKSPATARKGIFISILLWSVFDLLTLTAGMYAWAILGPDLSEPVMAYPYLANEILPAGALGVFFVALLATIMSTLDSYLFLSGQTLGRDLLVKIFPGIPNNRLTRIGTLAAALLGIALIIVYPSVIDLWYVIGSVMIPGLLLPVLGVYLPFFAMKKGWVLPLMLGSIGISLGWLVLGTLANTGAYDYTFLGVEPFYPGLAASVLFWLGGRSKGGGLEVRESLREEG, encoded by the coding sequence GTGAGTTCCCTGCAGTTCGGCATCTTCGACTGGGTCCTCGTCGCCCTCTATTTCGCCCTGCTGGTGGGACTGACCTGGCGGCGGGAATGGGGGGAAGAGGACGAGGAGACCTTCCTGCTGTCGGGTCGCAAGATGAGCCTGGCGGCCTTCGTAGCCACCCTGGTCTCCACCTGGTACGGGGGCATCCTGGGCGTGGGCGAATACAGCTACCAGTTCGGCATCTCCCAGTGGCTGCTCTTCGGTTTGCCCTTCTACATCTTTTCGGCGCTCTTCGCCTGGCTGCTGGCCGGGCGCATACGCATGAACAAGGCCCTCTCCCTGCCCGAGGCCGTGGGCAACTTCTACGGGGAGCGCGCCGGCAGGGTCTCCGCCGTGCCCATCTTCGTGCTGGTCAGCCCCGCCCCCTATATTCTCATGCTGGGACTCATCTTCCAGTACCTGACCGGGGGCGCCGGGCACTTCCTCTGGTACGCCTCGGCCGTGGCCCTCTTCTCGGTGGCCTACGTCACCTTCGGCGGTTTCAACGCCGTGGTGCGAACCGACGCCCTGCAGATCGCCCTTATGTTTGGCGGTTTTGTGATGGTTATCGCCTACGCATGGGGGGATTTCGGCTCGCCGCTTCGCCTCTGGGAGGCCGTGCCCGACACCTACCGCGATTTGACCGGGGGACAGGACCTGCAGTACATCCTGGTCTGGTTTTTCATTGCGCTGTGGACCTTCGTGGATCCCTCCTTCCACCAGCGGGCTGCGGCGGCCAAATCGCCGGCCACCGCGCGCAAGGGCATCTTCATCTCCATCCTGCTCTGGTCGGTCTTCGATCTGCTTACCTTGACGGCCGGCATGTACGCCTGGGCCATTCTCGGACCCGACCTCTCCGAGCCGGTCATGGCCTATCCCTACCTGGCCAACGAGATCCTGCCCGCCGGCGCGCTGGGCGTCTTTTTCGTGGCCCTGCTGGCCACCATCATGTCCACCCTCGACAGCTACCTGTTTCTCAGCGGACAGACGCTGGGACGCGACCTGCTGGTCAAGATCTTCCCGGGCATCCCCAACAACCGCCTCACCCGCATCGGCACCCTGGCGGCCGCCCTGCTGGGCATCGCACTGATCATAGTCTATCCCAGTGTCATCGACCTCTGGTACGTCATAGGCTCGGTGATGATACCCGGACTTCTGCTGCCCGTACTGGGGGTCTACCTCCCCTTCTTCGCCATGAAAAAAGGCTGGGTGCTGCCCCTCATGCTGGGCAGCATCGGCATCTCGCTGGGCTGGCTGGTCCTGGGAACCCTGGCCAACACCGGGGCCTACGACTACACCTTCCTGGGCGTGGAGCCCTTCTACCCCGGCCTGGCGGCCAGCGTGCTGTTCTGGCTGGGAGGTCGCAGCAAGGGCGGGGGACTGGAGGTGAGGGAGAGCCTGCGGGAGGAGGGCTGA